The Gillisia sp. Hel_I_86 genome has a segment encoding these proteins:
- a CDS encoding tetratricopeptide repeat protein, translating into MKKNILSIGLSLLSIVAIAQKKEVRDAGKAIEKGSYAEAKTLLTQAEAMLGDANDNLKQDFYVFKGQAYLGTGEGTSVKDLMTASEAFKKAEELGNAEAATQGLAAVTNSLIQSAINDQNAEKYDMAAEKLYAGYKLNPKDTLYLYFAASNAVTAKDYDTALKYYEDLKELGYTGIETEYLAVNKTTGEKEAMPKAQRDLMVKSGEYIKPEDRVAPSKAGEITKNIALIYIEQGREDEAVSALEAAKAANPNDTSLMQTEADMYYRMGKKDKYKELMEEIVAQDPTNATLYYNLGVTAFEMGDNDGAISYYQKAIEFNPEMTEARLNIAAAILSNEAKIVEEMNTLGMSKADIKKYDELAEKRKEVYRKALPYLETVMENDAGNLEAVRTSMNIYYQLGENEKADALQAKLTAQENK; encoded by the coding sequence ATGAAAAAGAATATTTTATCAATAGGCTTATCTTTACTATCCATAGTTGCAATAGCCCAGAAAAAAGAAGTTCGCGATGCTGGTAAGGCAATCGAAAAAGGAAGTTATGCAGAAGCAAAAACTTTATTGACACAAGCAGAAGCTATGTTGGGTGATGCTAATGATAATCTTAAACAAGATTTCTATGTTTTTAAAGGACAAGCATATTTAGGTACAGGAGAAGGAACTTCTGTAAAAGACCTTATGACTGCTTCAGAAGCATTCAAAAAAGCTGAAGAACTAGGTAATGCGGAAGCGGCTACACAAGGTTTAGCAGCTGTTACAAATAGTTTGATCCAAAGTGCAATTAATGACCAAAATGCAGAGAAATATGATATGGCTGCAGAAAAACTATATGCAGGATATAAGCTAAATCCTAAAGATACCTTGTATTTATACTTTGCAGCATCTAATGCGGTTACAGCTAAAGATTATGATACTGCCCTTAAATATTATGAAGATCTTAAAGAACTTGGATATACAGGTATTGAAACTGAATACTTGGCAGTTAACAAAACAACAGGTGAAAAAGAAGCAATGCCCAAAGCTCAACGTGACTTAATGGTTAAATCTGGTGAATATATCAAGCCTGAAGACAGGGTTGCTCCTTCCAAAGCAGGAGAGATCACTAAGAACATCGCTTTAATATATATTGAGCAAGGTAGGGAAGATGAGGCAGTGAGTGCCTTGGAAGCTGCAAAAGCTGCTAACCCAAATGATACGTCTTTAATGCAAACCGAAGCGGATATGTATTACAGAATGGGTAAAAAGGATAAGTATAAAGAACTTATGGAAGAAATTGTTGCTCAGGATCCTACAAATGCTACTTTATATTACAACTTAGGAGTGACGGCTTTTGAGATGGGAGACAATGATGGTGCTATTTCTTATTATCAAAAAGCGATTGAATTCAACCCAGAAATGACTGAAGCTCGTTTAAATATTGCTGCGGCAATACTTTCTAACGAAGCTAAAATAGTTGAAGAGATGAATACCTTGGGAATGAGCAAAGCTGATATCAAAAAGTATGATGAGCTTGCTGAGAAACGTAAAGAAGTTTACAGAAAAGCACTTCCATATTTAGAAACAGTAATGGAAAATGATGCTGGGAATTTAGAAGCTGTTAGAACTTCTATGAATATCTATTATCAATTAGGAGAAAATGAAAAAGCAGATGCATTACAAGCAAAGTTAACTGCTCAAGAAAATAAATAA
- the gyrA gene encoding DNA gyrase subunit A — protein MAEGEKLIPINIEDEMKSAYIDYSMSVIVSRALPDVRDGLKPVHRRVLFGMHELGIRATGAHKKSARIVGEVLGKYHPHGDTSVYDAMVRMAQEWSLRYMLVDGQGNFGSIDGDSPAAMRYTEARMRKIAEDMLADIDKETVDHRLNFDDTLEEPTVLPTRVPNLLINGASGIAVGMATNMPPHNLSEVIDGTVAYIENNDIEIDELITHIKAPDFPTGGVIYGYDGVREAFKTGRGRVMMRAKSTLEEVHGREAIIVTEIPYQVNKADMIKKTADLVNEKKIDGISTIRDESDRNGMRIVYVLKRDAIPNIVLNTLFKHTALQTSFSVNNIALVKGRPEMLNLKDMIVHFVEHRHEVVVRRTKYELRKAEERAHILEGLIIASDNIDEVIALIRSSSNGDEARSKLIERFSLSELQAKAIVEMRLRQLTGLEQDKLRSEYEEIKKTIDDLKDILDRKDRRMQVITDELLEIKNKYGDERRSVIEYAGGDLSIEDMIPDEQVVITISHAGYIKRTSLTEYKTQNRGGVGQKGSTTRNEDFLEHLFSGTNHQYMIFFTQKGKCFWMRVYEIPEGSKTSKGRAIQNLINIEPDDKVKAFICTQDLKDEEYINSHFVIMATKKGQVKKTSLEQYSRPRINGINAITIREDDELLEAKLTTGNSQVMLAVKSGKAIRFEEEKTRPMGRNASGVRGITLANEKDEVIGMIAVNEMNTDILVVSANGYGKRSQLDDYRITNRGGKGVKTISVTDKTGELVAIKNVIDSDDLMIINRSGLAIRMSVDNLRVMGRATQGVKLINLKSNDAIAAVAKVMKDDEEVEELLEELSDTESSEENSDGTTIADNNEDE, from the coding sequence ATGGCTGAAGGAGAAAAGTTAATTCCTATCAACATTGAAGATGAAATGAAGTCGGCTTATATCGATTATTCGATGTCGGTCATTGTGTCACGTGCTTTACCTGATGTTCGTGACGGATTAAAACCTGTTCATAGAAGGGTTTTGTTCGGGATGCATGAATTAGGTATTCGAGCTACTGGAGCTCACAAAAAATCTGCAAGAATTGTAGGGGAAGTATTAGGTAAGTATCATCCACACGGGGATACTTCTGTATACGATGCCATGGTACGTATGGCCCAGGAGTGGAGTTTGCGATATATGCTTGTAGATGGTCAAGGTAACTTTGGATCTATAGATGGTGATAGTCCCGCAGCAATGCGATATACTGAAGCCAGAATGCGGAAGATCGCCGAAGATATGTTGGCAGATATTGACAAAGAGACTGTAGACCACCGATTGAATTTTGATGATACCTTAGAAGAACCAACCGTTCTGCCTACACGGGTTCCCAATTTATTGATAAATGGAGCCAGTGGGATCGCAGTAGGGATGGCTACCAATATGCCCCCGCATAATTTATCTGAAGTTATAGACGGTACGGTGGCATACATTGAAAACAATGATATTGAAATCGATGAACTGATCACGCATATTAAAGCACCAGATTTCCCGACAGGGGGCGTGATTTATGGGTACGATGGAGTTCGCGAAGCCTTTAAAACAGGAAGAGGTAGGGTAATGATGCGCGCAAAATCCACTTTGGAAGAGGTGCATGGTCGTGAAGCTATAATTGTTACAGAGATTCCATATCAGGTGAACAAGGCCGATATGATCAAGAAAACCGCCGATCTCGTTAACGAGAAAAAAATCGATGGGATTTCCACCATCCGAGATGAATCGGATAGAAACGGAATGCGTATTGTTTATGTCCTTAAGCGCGATGCCATCCCAAATATCGTATTAAACACACTTTTTAAGCATACAGCACTTCAAACCAGTTTCAGTGTTAATAATATTGCCTTGGTAAAAGGCCGACCTGAAATGTTGAATTTGAAGGATATGATCGTTCATTTTGTGGAGCATCGTCATGAAGTTGTTGTGAGACGCACGAAATACGAATTGCGTAAAGCCGAGGAGCGGGCTCATATTTTAGAAGGATTGATCATTGCTTCAGATAATATAGACGAAGTGATTGCTTTAATTAGATCTTCCAGCAATGGAGACGAAGCCAGGTCTAAATTGATTGAACGTTTTAGTTTGTCTGAACTTCAGGCAAAAGCAATCGTAGAAATGCGATTGAGACAACTTACTGGTCTGGAACAAGATAAATTGCGTTCAGAATACGAAGAAATTAAAAAAACCATTGATGATTTAAAAGATATTCTTGATAGAAAAGATCGTCGAATGCAGGTGATTACGGATGAGTTGTTGGAGATCAAGAATAAATATGGAGATGAGCGTAGATCTGTTATAGAATATGCAGGAGGAGATCTTAGTATAGAAGATATGATTCCAGATGAACAGGTGGTAATTACTATATCTCATGCGGGTTATATCAAAAGGACATCACTTACAGAATATAAAACACAAAATAGAGGTGGAGTGGGCCAAAAAGGATCTACTACAAGAAATGAAGATTTCCTAGAGCATTTGTTTTCAGGAACCAATCATCAATACATGATCTTTTTCACTCAAAAAGGGAAATGTTTCTGGATGCGTGTTTATGAAATTCCTGAAGGAAGTAAAACCTCAAAGGGTAGAGCTATTCAGAATTTAATAAATATCGAGCCGGACGATAAAGTGAAGGCATTTATTTGTACTCAGGATCTTAAAGATGAAGAGTACATCAATAGCCATTTTGTGATTATGGCTACCAAGAAAGGCCAGGTTAAGAAAACTTCTTTAGAGCAATATTCTAGACCTAGGATAAATGGTATTAATGCAATTACCATTCGTGAAGACGACGAACTTTTGGAAGCTAAACTTACTACTGGAAACAGTCAGGTAATGTTGGCGGTTAAAAGTGGAAAAGCGATTCGGTTTGAGGAAGAAAAAACCAGGCCAATGGGGAGAAATGCCTCGGGAGTTAGGGGAATTACTTTAGCAAACGAAAAAGATGAAGTTATTGGGATGATCGCTGTTAATGAAATGAATACGGATATTTTGGTAGTTTCTGCCAATGGGTATGGCAAACGATCGCAACTTGATGACTACCGAATCACCAATCGTGGGGGAAAAGGAGTAAAAACAATTTCTGTTACAGATAAAACCGGAGAATTGGTGGCTATTAAAAATGTGATTGATAGCGATGATCTTATGATTATCAATAGATCTGGACTTGCCATTAGAATGAGCGTCGATAATCTAAGAGTTATGGGGAGGGCTACGCAAGGGGTTAAACTAATCAACCTGAAAAGCAATGATGCCATTGCTGCAGTTGCCAAAGTAATGAAGGATGATGAGGAGGTAGAGGAGCTGCTAGAAGAGCTGTCAGATACCGAATCCAGTGAAGAGAATTCAGATGGCACAACAATTGCAGACAATAATGAAGATGAATAA
- a CDS encoding ATP-dependent Clp protease ATP-binding subunit translates to MDDNFSPKVKDVIAYSKEEALRLGHDFIGTEHLMLGLLRDGDGKAINILNALDIDLSHLRRKVEILSPANPESLGISNEKKNLHLTRQAERALKTTFLEAKLFQSTSINTAHLLLCILRNENDPTTKLLNKLKIDYDGVKDQFKYMITNDDDYLEAPRAESFSDEDASADDTTKDNPFSNAGKSNKKSKTPVLDNFGRDLTVMAEADKLDPIVGREKEIERVSQILSRRKKNNPLLIGEPGVGKSAIAEGLALRIVQRKVSRILFDKRVVTLDLASLVAGTKYRGQFEERMKAVMNELEKNDDIILFIDEIHTIVGAGGATGSLDASNMFKPALARGEIQCVGATTLDEYRQYIEKDGALERRFQKVIVEPTTVDETLEILNNIKSKYEEHHNVHYTPEAIEACVKLTNRYITDRFLPDKAIDALDEAGARVHITNIEVPKQILDLEQKLEAVREDKNAVVKKQKYEEAAKLRDDEKNLEKQLSIAQEKWEEESKKHKETVTEDHVADVVSMMTGVPVNRIAQTEITKLAELPDRIKGKVIGQDDAVNKVVKAIQRNRAGLKDPNKPIGSFIFLGQTGVGKTQLAKVLAKELFDNDDTLIRIDMSEYMEKFAISRLIGAPPGYIGYEEGGQLTEKVRRKPYAVILLDEVEKAHPDVFNMLLQVLDDGYLTDSLGRKIDFRNTIIIMTSNIGSRKLKDFGQGVGFGTASQKSQIDDNARSVIQNALKKAFAPEFLNRIDDVVIFNSLDRDDIHKIIDIELEKLYDRIGIIGYTLVLSESAKDYIADKGFDKDYGARPLNRAIQKYIEDALAEEIITSHLEEGDKIFMDLDKKNDKLTIKIEKPTKEKEV, encoded by the coding sequence ATGGATGATAATTTTTCTCCCAAAGTAAAGGATGTGATTGCCTATAGCAAAGAAGAAGCTTTAAGGCTAGGCCACGACTTTATTGGTACAGAACATTTAATGCTGGGACTATTGCGAGATGGAGATGGGAAAGCCATAAACATTTTGAATGCCCTCGATATAGACTTGAGTCATTTAAGGCGAAAAGTTGAAATATTAAGCCCTGCCAACCCGGAATCTTTAGGGATTTCTAATGAAAAAAAGAATTTACACCTGACAAGACAGGCAGAGCGGGCTTTAAAAACCACATTTTTGGAGGCCAAGCTTTTTCAAAGCACCTCTATTAATACTGCACATTTATTGTTGTGCATTCTAAGAAATGAAAATGATCCTACAACCAAACTTTTAAATAAATTAAAGATTGATTATGATGGCGTTAAAGATCAATTCAAATATATGATTACAAATGATGACGATTATCTAGAAGCACCAAGGGCCGAGTCTTTTTCAGATGAAGATGCCAGCGCCGATGATACTACTAAGGATAATCCTTTTAGCAATGCCGGAAAATCCAATAAGAAATCCAAAACTCCTGTACTGGATAACTTCGGAAGGGATCTTACCGTAATGGCAGAGGCAGATAAATTAGATCCTATTGTTGGTAGGGAGAAAGAAATTGAACGCGTTAGTCAGATCCTTAGTAGGCGCAAAAAAAACAATCCACTTTTAATTGGAGAACCTGGTGTTGGTAAATCTGCAATTGCTGAAGGATTGGCATTGAGAATTGTGCAACGAAAAGTGTCAAGGATACTTTTTGATAAGCGTGTGGTAACCCTTGATCTTGCAAGTTTGGTTGCAGGTACTAAATATAGAGGGCAATTCGAAGAGCGCATGAAAGCCGTAATGAACGAATTGGAAAAGAATGATGATATTATTCTTTTTATAGATGAAATCCACACCATTGTAGGTGCAGGTGGAGCTACCGGAAGTTTAGATGCAAGTAATATGTTTAAGCCAGCTTTAGCAAGAGGTGAAATACAATGCGTTGGTGCCACTACGTTGGATGAATATAGACAGTATATCGAAAAAGACGGTGCCTTGGAAAGAAGGTTCCAAAAAGTGATCGTTGAACCTACCACCGTAGATGAGACTTTGGAGATCTTAAACAACATTAAAAGCAAATATGAAGAACATCATAATGTTCATTATACTCCAGAAGCTATTGAAGCTTGTGTGAAATTAACCAATAGGTATATTACAGATAGGTTCCTTCCCGACAAAGCGATTGATGCTTTAGATGAAGCCGGCGCTCGTGTACATATCACCAATATTGAAGTGCCAAAGCAAATATTGGACCTGGAACAAAAGCTGGAAGCGGTTAGGGAAGATAAAAATGCTGTTGTTAAAAAACAGAAGTACGAAGAAGCTGCAAAACTAAGGGACGACGAGAAAAATCTTGAAAAACAACTTAGCATTGCCCAAGAGAAATGGGAAGAAGAATCTAAAAAACATAAAGAAACTGTTACCGAAGATCATGTTGCAGATGTGGTTTCCATGATGACAGGCGTTCCTGTAAATAGAATTGCACAAACAGAGATCACCAAACTTGCAGAACTTCCAGATCGTATAAAAGGAAAAGTGATAGGTCAGGATGACGCTGTTAACAAAGTGGTTAAAGCAATCCAGCGAAATAGGGCAGGATTAAAAGATCCAAACAAACCAATTGGCTCCTTTATTTTCCTAGGTCAAACCGGAGTTGGTAAAACACAACTAGCCAAAGTACTTGCAAAAGAATTATTTGATAATGACGATACCCTCATAAGAATAGATATGAGTGAGTATATGGAAAAGTTTGCCATTTCACGATTGATTGGGGCACCTCCAGGATACATCGGGTATGAAGAAGGTGGACAATTAACCGAAAAAGTGAGGCGCAAGCCCTATGCAGTCATTCTTTTGGATGAAGTGGAAAAAGCGCATCCAGATGTCTTTAATATGTTGTTGCAAGTACTGGATGACGGATACCTTACAGATAGTTTAGGACGAAAAATCGACTTTAGGAACACCATTATTATAATGACTTCTAATATTGGTTCAAGAAAATTGAAAGATTTTGGACAAGGAGTTGGTTTTGGAACAGCTTCACAGAAATCTCAAATAGATGATAATGCAAGAAGTGTAATCCAAAATGCATTGAAAAAAGCATTTGCTCCGGAATTTCTTAACAGGATAGATGATGTAGTGATCTTTAATTCCTTGGATAGGGACGATATTCACAAGATTATAGATATCGAATTGGAGAAACTCTATGACAGAATTGGAATCATTGGTTATACTTTGGTTTTGAGTGAAAGTGCCAAGGATTATATTGCAGATAAAGGATTCGATAAAGATTACGGTGCAAGGCCTTTAAATAGAGCTATTCAAAAGTATATCGAAGATGCGTTAGCTGAAGAAATAATAACTTCCCATCTCGAAGAAGGTGACAAAATCTTTATGGATTTGGACAAAAAAAATGATAAGCTCACAATTAAAATTGAAAAACCTACCAAGGAAAAAGAGGTTTAA
- the hutH gene encoding histidine ammonia-lyase: MSSYHYISSAVLDLQIIQEILQNKMKLELSEESRVNIVKSRKYLDEKIKQSDVPVYGINTGFGSLCNVKISKDHLTQLQENLVMSHACGTGALVAKPIIRLMLLLKIQSLSYGHSGIALETVQRLMDFYNEDVLPVIYEQGSLGASGDLAPLAHLSLPLLGKGEVYFKGEQVKAATVLEKFNWEPIKMQSKEGLALLNGTQFMSAHGVYALIASYRLCYLADMIGAVSIDAFNCNMSPYDELVHMVRPHRGQIKTAERIRAFLEGSEIAMKEKASVQDPYSFRCIPQVHGASKDTLSFARKTIKTEINSVTDNPNIFIEADKIISGGNFHGQPLALALDYMAIAMAEIGNISERRIYQLVSGLRELPTFLVENPGLNSGFMIPQYTAASIVSQNKQYATPSSIDSIVSSNGQEDHVSMGSNGATKLLKVVDNISTILAIELFNASQALHYREPQKTSPILQEVVAEFRKVVPILLEDQIMSTHIKAAKKFVDDFKIERELLFD; encoded by the coding sequence ATGAGTTCATATCATTATATAAGTTCTGCGGTTCTTGATCTCCAAATCATTCAAGAAATTCTTCAAAATAAAATGAAACTGGAATTGAGTGAAGAGTCCAGGGTAAATATTGTAAAATCAAGAAAATATCTCGATGAAAAGATTAAACAAAGCGATGTTCCGGTCTACGGGATTAATACTGGTTTTGGATCTTTGTGCAATGTCAAGATCTCCAAAGATCATTTAACCCAACTTCAGGAAAATTTGGTGATGTCTCATGCTTGTGGTACAGGTGCTTTAGTGGCTAAACCAATAATCCGCTTGATGCTGTTGTTGAAAATCCAGTCTTTAAGTTATGGACATAGTGGGATTGCTTTGGAAACCGTGCAGCGATTGATGGATTTTTATAATGAAGATGTTCTGCCCGTTATTTACGAACAAGGTTCGTTGGGAGCTTCCGGTGACCTTGCTCCGTTAGCGCATTTATCATTACCACTTTTAGGAAAGGGAGAGGTTTATTTTAAAGGGGAACAAGTGAAGGCCGCTACAGTGCTAGAAAAGTTTAATTGGGAGCCAATAAAAATGCAATCCAAAGAAGGCTTGGCATTGTTGAATGGAACTCAGTTTATGAGTGCCCACGGAGTGTATGCCTTGATAGCATCTTACAGATTGTGTTATTTGGCAGATATGATTGGTGCTGTATCCATAGATGCGTTTAATTGTAACATGTCGCCATATGATGAGCTTGTGCATATGGTACGTCCTCACCGGGGGCAAATAAAAACTGCGGAAAGAATTCGAGCGTTTTTAGAGGGAAGTGAAATAGCAATGAAGGAGAAAGCAAGTGTACAGGATCCTTATTCTTTTAGATGTATCCCCCAGGTACATGGAGCAAGCAAAGACACTTTGTCTTTTGCTAGAAAAACAATAAAAACCGAGATAAATTCGGTGACAGATAATCCCAATATTTTTATTGAAGCAGATAAAATTATTTCCGGAGGAAATTTTCATGGCCAACCTTTAGCTCTTGCCTTAGATTATATGGCCATTGCAATGGCAGAGATTGGAAATATTTCTGAAAGACGGATCTACCAATTGGTGTCAGGATTGCGGGAGCTTCCAACATTTTTAGTGGAGAACCCGGGATTAAATAGCGGCTTTATGATTCCCCAATATACCGCAGCGAGTATTGTGAGCCAGAATAAACAATATGCCACCCCATCCAGTATAGATTCTATAGTTTCTTCAAATGGACAGGAGGATCATGTGAGTATGGGATCTAATGGTGCTACTAAACTTTTAAAGGTTGTGGATAACATTTCTACTATTTTGGCTATAGAGCTGTTTAACGCTTCGCAAGCCTTGCATTATAGAGAGCCACAAAAGACTTCCCCAATTCTTCAGGAAGTTGTTGCCGAATTTAGAAAAGTGGTACCAATTTTATTGGAAGATCAAATAATGTCCACACATATTAAAGCAGCCAAAAAATTTGTTGATGATTTTAAAATTGAACGAGAATTGTTGTTCGATTAA
- a CDS encoding NAD(P)H-hydrate dehydratase has product MKIFDIAQLAEADRVTIKNQAISSAELMERAATLVFNDIHSKLNGAQIPIKIFCGIGNNGGDGLVIGRLLLEHGYQVTVYVVNYSKKRSQDFLLNYDRIKEVSNDWPGAVKSENDFPELSEKDFIIDAIFGIGLNRRLEDWVGKLVQHINRSNAFIVAIDMPSGMFADKIPNEKNPAIKANVTITFQSPKLIFFLPQAAAYIGDMEVIDIGLDREYLAKTVVNKQLINKPEAQLLYRPRTNFAHKGDFGHALIIGGSYGKIGSISLTGKATLRTGAGLVTIYAPKCGYQILQTGLPEAMVLTDKNENELNSIEFDLEPEVICFGMGAGTSQETTAAFKDLLIKTKKPMVIDADGINILSKEKDLLKELPENSVLTPHPGELERLIGKWKDDFDKLEKAKKFSKKHKVIVVIKGAHTITVFKEDLYINNTGNPGMATAGSGDVLSGVITSLISQDYEPLIAAVLGVYLHGKTGDILAEEMSYEGLIAGDIANNIGRSFLDLFKKEIQSEGN; this is encoded by the coding sequence ATGAAGATATTTGATATAGCACAGCTTGCTGAAGCCGATAGGGTAACTATAAAAAATCAGGCAATCAGTTCAGCTGAATTGATGGAACGAGCTGCAACTCTGGTCTTCAACGATATTCATTCCAAATTGAATGGTGCCCAAATTCCAATTAAGATCTTCTGTGGAATTGGCAACAATGGGGGAGATGGTTTAGTGATTGGTAGACTTTTATTGGAACACGGGTATCAGGTCACGGTTTATGTGGTTAATTATAGCAAGAAAAGATCTCAAGATTTTTTATTGAATTACGATAGGATTAAAGAAGTCAGCAATGATTGGCCAGGTGCTGTTAAAAGCGAAAATGATTTTCCTGAGCTTTCAGAAAAAGATTTTATTATCGATGCGATATTTGGGATTGGACTTAATAGGCGTCTGGAAGATTGGGTTGGTAAATTGGTACAACATATAAATAGATCCAACGCTTTTATTGTTGCCATAGATATGCCTTCGGGGATGTTTGCAGATAAGATCCCGAACGAAAAAAATCCTGCAATCAAGGCAAATGTTACTATTACATTTCAATCTCCAAAACTTATATTTTTCTTGCCCCAAGCGGCAGCGTATATAGGGGATATGGAAGTGATAGATATAGGCTTGGATCGTGAATATTTGGCTAAAACGGTTGTGAATAAACAACTGATCAATAAACCTGAAGCTCAGTTATTATATAGGCCCAGAACAAATTTTGCTCATAAAGGCGATTTTGGGCATGCGCTTATTATTGGCGGGAGCTACGGAAAAATAGGAAGTATTTCACTTACCGGAAAGGCAACATTAAGAACAGGAGCTGGTTTGGTGACAATATATGCTCCAAAATGTGGGTACCAGATCTTGCAAACAGGTCTACCTGAAGCGATGGTGCTAACCGATAAAAATGAGAATGAATTGAATTCTATTGAATTCGATCTGGAACCAGAGGTAATTTGCTTTGGAATGGGAGCAGGGACTTCGCAGGAGACCACTGCAGCTTTTAAGGATTTATTGATCAAAACCAAAAAACCGATGGTTATTGATGCCGATGGCATTAATATCCTTTCAAAAGAAAAAGACTTATTAAAGGAATTGCCGGAGAATTCTGTTTTAACTCCACACCCCGGGGAATTGGAACGACTGATTGGAAAATGGAAAGACGATTTCGATAAATTGGAAAAGGCGAAAAAATTCAGTAAAAAACATAAGGTAATCGTGGTAATTAAAGGAGCACATACCATCACTGTTTTTAAGGAAGATCTTTATATAAATAACACAGGCAATCCAGGTATGGCCACTGCAGGAAGCGGGGATGTGCTTTCTGGAGTAATAACTTCCCTTATTTCCCAAGATTATGAACCTTTGATAGCCGCTGTTCTTGGAGTGTATTTACATGGAAAAACCGGCGATATTTTAGCTGAAGAAATGAGTTATGAAGGTTTGATTGCTGGGGATATTGCAAATAATATTGGGAGATCTTTTTTAGATTTGTTTAAAAAGGAAATACAATCGGAGGGGAATTGA
- the gcvT gene encoding glycine cleavage system aminomethyltransferase GcvT, which yields MKKIALNDIHHSLNAKMVPFAGFDMPVSYEGVNTEHETVRKNVGVFDVSHMGEFLISGEHALELIQKISSNDASKLIDGKAQYSCMPNEDGGIVDDLIIYRMNEDKYILVVNASNIEKDWNWIAQHNTMDATMKDLSDEFSLLAIQGPKAAEAMQSLTDVNLKELKFYTFEIAEFAGVKNVIISATGYTGSGGFEIYFKNEDAETIWNKVFEAGADFGIKPIGLAARDTLRLEMGYCLYGNDIDDTTSPMEAGLGWITKFTKDFINAEALKKQKEEGPKRRLIAFELDERGIPRQGYDIVDAKGKVVGNVTSGTMSPSLDKGIGMGYIPTEMAKANDKIYIQIRKKAVPATLVKLPFYKG from the coding sequence ATGAAAAAAATAGCCCTTAACGATATACATCATTCTTTAAACGCCAAAATGGTTCCTTTTGCAGGCTTCGATATGCCAGTTTCTTACGAGGGCGTTAATACAGAACACGAAACTGTTCGTAAAAACGTGGGTGTTTTTGATGTTTCCCATATGGGTGAATTTTTGATCTCCGGAGAACACGCATTGGAACTTATCCAAAAGATCAGCTCTAACGATGCTTCTAAATTAATAGATGGAAAAGCGCAGTATTCGTGCATGCCCAACGAAGATGGAGGAATTGTAGATGACCTTATTATCTACAGAATGAATGAAGATAAGTACATTTTGGTAGTTAATGCTTCCAACATCGAAAAAGATTGGAACTGGATTGCACAGCACAATACGATGGATGCAACCATGAAGGATCTTTCAGATGAATTTTCCCTACTAGCTATTCAAGGCCCAAAGGCTGCAGAGGCTATGCAATCTTTAACCGATGTAAATTTAAAGGAGCTTAAATTTTACACTTTTGAAATAGCAGAATTTGCAGGAGTAAAAAATGTGATAATTTCGGCAACAGGATATACCGGTAGTGGAGGATTCGAGATTTACTTTAAAAATGAAGATGCCGAAACTATCTGGAATAAGGTATTTGAAGCTGGAGCCGATTTTGGTATTAAACCCATTGGACTTGCTGCCAGGGATACTTTAAGATTGGAGATGGGCTATTGTTTATATGGAAACGATATAGATGATACTACTTCTCCTATGGAAGCAGGATTGGGATGGATCACTAAATTCACAAAAGATTTTATAAATGCTGAAGCATTAAAAAAGCAAAAAGAAGAAGGCCCTAAAAGAAGACTGATCGCATTCGAATTGGATGAAAGGGGAATTCCAAGACAAGGATATGATATAGTGGATGCTAAAGGAAAAGTAGTTGGAAATGTTACTTCTGGAACCATGTCTCCATCCTTGGATAAAGGTATTGGGATGGGTTATATCCCAACAGAAATGGCTAAGGCCAATGATAAAATCTATATTCAAATAAGAAAAAAAGCAGTTCCTGCTACCTTGGTGAAATTGCCTTTTTATAAAGGATAA